In a single window of the Candidatus Tanganyikabacteria bacterium genome:
- a CDS encoding ROK family protein, with protein sequence MKKQLVAGVDLGGTSLSAVVADPSGNVLGLAEADTPPPNADPGPVIREIARIVREAAGAAGVDMGDLLALGVGAPGTLDPDTGFMAKAVNLGWLDVPFTRLLQDETGLPSFAAGDVQSAIMGEHTFGAAKGAASAIGVWIGTGLGGGIILGGELYRGHSGAAGEIGHMVVAPGGPECGCGRKGCIEAFASRTAIERDLRAAIAAGRKSVVLEIMEKRGKTRITSGILKRALAADDALTMEVLARAQDHLGTFVANLINVLDPEVVVVGGGLVEKLGDNFVAPIRAKAQAECFRRPAGPPRVLPSALGDDAGSLGASEIARRRLNRQVASLK encoded by the coding sequence ATGAAAAAGCAGCTGGTGGCCGGCGTGGATCTCGGCGGGACGAGCCTCTCGGCCGTGGTGGCCGACCCGTCCGGCAACGTGCTGGGCCTGGCCGAGGCCGACACGCCGCCGCCGAATGCCGATCCCGGGCCGGTGATCCGCGAGATCGCCAGGATCGTGCGCGAGGCGGCGGGCGCGGCGGGCGTCGACATGGGCGATCTCCTGGCCCTGGGCGTGGGCGCCCCAGGCACTCTGGATCCCGACACCGGGTTCATGGCCAAGGCCGTCAACCTCGGGTGGCTCGACGTCCCGTTCACGCGGTTGCTGCAAGACGAGACCGGTCTCCCGTCGTTTGCCGCCGGCGACGTGCAGTCGGCGATCATGGGCGAGCACACGTTCGGTGCCGCCAAGGGGGCGGCCTCGGCGATCGGCGTCTGGATCGGCACGGGCCTGGGCGGCGGCATCATCCTGGGCGGGGAACTCTATCGCGGCCACAGCGGCGCGGCCGGCGAGATCGGCCACATGGTGGTGGCGCCGGGCGGCCCGGAATGCGGCTGCGGCCGCAAGGGCTGCATCGAGGCCTTCGCCAGCCGGACCGCCATCGAACGGGACCTCCGCGCCGCCATCGCGGCCGGCCGCAAGAGCGTCGTGCTGGAGATCATGGAAAAGCGCGGCAAGACGCGGATCACGTCGGGGATCCTCAAACGCGCGCTGGCCGCCGACGACGCGCTGACCATGGAGGTGCTCGCCCGGGCGCAGGATCACCTCGGCACGTTCGTCGCCAACCTGATCAACGTCCTGGATCCGGAGGTCGTGGTCGTCGGCGGCGGCCTGGTCGAAAAGCTGGGCGATAACTTCGTGGCGCCGATCCGCGCCAAGGCCCAGGCCGAGTGCTTCCGCCGGCCGGCCGGCCCGCCGCGCGTCCTGCCCTCGGCGCTCGGAGATGACGCTGGCAGCCTGGGAGCCTCGGAGATTGCCCGGCGC
- a CDS encoding NAD(P)/FAD-dependent oxidoreductase translates to MGALPRVVIVGGGFGGLEAAKGLARAPVAVTLVDRRNFHLFQPLLYQVAIGGLHPADIAYPIRAILERQDNARTVMAELTGVDLAARKVILADEELDYDYLILATGAETSYFARPEWEAAAPGLKTIEDALEIRRRILTAFEAAERAEDPAEKARLLNFIVIGGGPTGVELAGALAELARHTLRREFRRIDPAQARILLIEGGPRILPTFDEGLAKAATRDLQRLGVGIRTDTRVTGIAGGAVHLDGEVLRAGTILWAAGVRACPVAAGMACDRDRAGRVVVEPDLSIPGHPEAFVVGDLACFTHQGGKPLPGVAQVAIQGGKAAARNIAASLQGRPRQPFRYRDPGSMATIGRAAAIAEFPGGRRLTGPVAWLAWLFVHIMYLIGFRSRLFVLLQWSWAYLAFDLAARLITVNRWPISEHEPSSRVPR, encoded by the coding sequence ATGGGGGCACTGCCGCGGGTCGTGATCGTGGGCGGGGGGTTCGGAGGCCTCGAGGCCGCCAAGGGCCTGGCGCGCGCGCCGGTCGCCGTCACCCTCGTGGATCGGCGCAACTTCCACCTCTTCCAGCCCCTGCTGTACCAGGTTGCCATCGGCGGCCTGCACCCGGCCGACATCGCCTACCCGATCCGCGCCATCCTTGAACGCCAGGACAACGCCCGCACCGTGATGGCCGAGCTGACGGGCGTGGACCTGGCGGCCCGGAAGGTGATCCTGGCCGACGAGGAGCTGGACTACGACTACCTGATCCTGGCCACGGGCGCCGAGACGTCCTACTTCGCGCGGCCCGAGTGGGAGGCGGCCGCCCCGGGCCTCAAGACCATCGAGGATGCGCTCGAGATCCGGCGACGGATCCTCACGGCCTTCGAGGCGGCCGAGCGCGCCGAGGATCCCGCCGAGAAGGCGCGGCTGCTCAACTTCATCGTGATCGGCGGCGGGCCGACCGGGGTCGAACTGGCCGGCGCCCTGGCCGAACTGGCGCGCCACACGCTGCGGCGCGAGTTCCGGCGCATCGACCCGGCCCAGGCGCGGATCCTGCTGATCGAGGGCGGGCCCCGCATCCTGCCGACTTTCGACGAGGGACTCGCGAAAGCCGCCACGCGCGATCTGCAGCGCCTCGGGGTGGGCATCCGCACCGATACCCGCGTCACCGGCATCGCGGGCGGCGCGGTCCATCTCGACGGAGAAGTATTGCGGGCCGGCACCATCCTGTGGGCCGCCGGCGTTCGCGCCTGCCCGGTCGCGGCCGGCATGGCCTGCGACCGCGACAGGGCCGGCCGCGTGGTGGTCGAGCCCGACCTGTCGATTCCCGGCCATCCCGAGGCATTCGTCGTCGGCGATCTGGCCTGCTTCACGCACCAGGGAGGCAAACCCCTGCCGGGCGTCGCGCAGGTGGCCATCCAGGGTGGCAAGGCGGCGGCGCGCAACATAGCGGCGAGCCTGCAAGGCCGTCCCCGGCAACCTTTCCGCTACCGCGACCCCGGGAGCATGGCCACCATCGGGCGCGCCGCGGCAATCGCCGAGTTTCCCGGCGGGCGGCGCCTCACCGGTCCGGTGGCCTGGCTCGCCTGGCTGTTCGTGCACATCATGTACCTGATCGGGTTCCGCAGCCGGCTCTTCGTGCTCCTGCAATGGAGCTGGGCGTATCTCGCATTCGACCTGGCGGCACGGCTCATCACGGTCAACCGCTGGCCGATCTCCGAGCACGAGCCCTCCAGCCGCGTTCCGCGTTAA